TTTCTGAAGGTTCTCCCTCCTCCGCTTTGCTCCATTCTTTCTGAAAATGCTCTGCTTCTGCCTTCTTTGCCGTGACTTGGTGTTTGTGCTGCTGCCATATCCTGTTCCATCAACACGACCATTCCGAGTGCGCCTCATGGAGAAGCCTCAATGCCCGATCGATCGGTCACATAGTACGATCCAAAGAATTTCGTGTATGAACAGAACCAAACATGCACGCATATACAGTAGACCACATCAACACAAACAACACAATTATGGGCAGCAATAACATAATATGCATCTACTAGTTTATATATTACCCAATAGCGATTACATGATTGATAACTCTACTAATAATGTACGTAACTGAGTAGCACTGGGAACTACGTATGAAGTACGCTCTGAACCCCTAAACGCTAGCCTAGCTGATCGATATTTTTCTTGGTACCTAAACGAAACCAACTAGAACGATAATTTGACTCTATATATCCAGATAATCTAATCCTGACGAAACCATATTCGATCCATGCATCCATCCTTTTGCCACTTTAGCTAGGGTGATTCTGCAACACAAAAACGCCAAGTCAAAAATAATGTTAGAGGCTAAACATAATACTACAGAAATAATTTAAGGCTATTGTTCAACGCATATATGAGAAATCAAGATCACCTTAAGGTGATGGTGATGGCGCGGGAGAAGCAGCAGCAGGAGGCGCCGGAGACATAGCTGGAGGCGTCAGCGGCGGCAATGGTTGGGCTGTCAGACCATCACAGGTTAATCAATCTCCTTCAAAGAAGAATatataagaaaacaaaaaaacaggcAAGACAGCAGGGGTTGGTGCAACTTACTGCCACACGAGAAGATCGTCTGGAAGGGTATCATGGCGCCGCACCTAGCCGGGAGGATGAGCATCCGGATGGGATCGATGGGCTTGGGGAACAGCTTGCTCATGCCGCCATTGTTGTTCAGGCCGTGGCACAGGCAGATCGGCGCGCTGCTGATGACCGACTTGAGGCCATCGCAGCATGCGCCCGGAGGCGAGAACACGGTGATGTTGGTGAGGTAGTCCATGCATGGTATCATGGCCGTCAACGGCGTCAGGCACTCCTTCGAAGGTGGCGGTGGTGGCGATCGAGTGGGGAGTGGGATGTGTGGCATGCCGGGGATCTGAGGCAACCCTTGGGATGGCGGTGCACCAAAGAGCGGAGGCAGGCCGGGGATCTGGGGCAATGGCGGGAAAAGGGAGCGGAATATTGGTGGT
This Triticum dicoccoides isolate Atlit2015 ecotype Zavitan unplaced genomic scaffold, WEW_v2.0 scaffold56357, whole genome shotgun sequence DNA region includes the following protein-coding sequences:
- the LOC119346969 gene encoding leucine-rich repeat extensin-like protein 5, whose product is MALSKHTVAVLFALLAIAATLQPSDARLWSAAANQEEAKATTTADGGSPSLPSLPLPQIPGMPSLPPIFRSLFPPLPQIPGLPPLFGAPPSQGLPQIPGMPHIPLPTRSPPPPPSKECLTPLTAMIPCMDYLTNITVFSPPGACCDGLKSVISSAPICLCHGLNNNGGMSKLFPKPIDPIRMLILPARCGAMIPFQTIFSCGTQPLPPLTPPAMSPAPPAAASPAPSPSP